One Triticum dicoccoides isolate Atlit2015 ecotype Zavitan chromosome 5B, WEW_v2.0, whole genome shotgun sequence genomic window carries:
- the LOC119305024 gene encoding aspartic proteinase nepenthesin-1-like produces MELDTHALALLPLVLVASLAMFLQPAVATHGMPRPSGGFSLRLVPSAGWNSTMHVDGGGFLHLNEQAATTALRPHVHGPRGLTYSVATTVGTGRGRRTYDLVLDTVSSLTWMQCLPIAHPFPQMPPPFNREISTSFRRVPHGSDLCHKLSRGNECEFRATRLDGAHASGVLGTETFTFADDGGRAAAAEVGGVVFGCAHTATGFHGHGVLAGVLGLGKLMPSLIWTRLRQHWQDGRFSYCLFGPTRPERHGFLRFGADVPATGHMKSTNILYMRWTSPDFSAYFVKLLGVSVAGKRLAGPPGRRMIDLFQCHKSGGRWYGGCLIDPGTGTTTMTQLAYNVLEHAVEEHVKRLGMPLVRHHGYRLCFSGATQAAIPHLPTMTLHFEEGGEDDGDLVIRPQQLFVFVQHDICLAVVPSEHMTIIGAMQQVDTRFVYDITAGKIHFAPERCSDDTGGPN; encoded by the coding sequence ATGGAGCTTGACACACACGCTCTCGCCCTCCTCCCGCTGGTGCTTGTTGCCTCGCTGGCGATGTTCCTCCAGCCTGCCGTTGCAACCCATGGCATGCCACGCCCCAGCGGAGGCTTCAGCCTGCGCCTGGTGCCCAGCGCCGGCTGGAACAGCACCATGCACGTCGACGGCGGCGGCTTCCTGCACCTCAACGAGCAGGCAGCCACCACTGCGCTTCGGCCGCATGTCCACGGGCCGAGAGGGCTGACATACAGCGTGGCCACCACCGTTGGGACGGGCCGCGGCCGCCGCACCTACGACCTGGTGCTGGACACGGTCAGCAGCCTGACATGGATGCAGTGCTTGCCGATTGCGCATCCGTTCCCACAGATGCCGCCGCCCTTCAACCGGGAGATCTCGACGTCGTTCAGACGCGTCCCGCACGGGAGCGACCTGTGTCATAAGCTATCCAGGGGCAACGAGTGCGAGTTCCGGGCCACCCGCCTCGACGGCGCGCATGCGAGCGGTGTGCTCGGCACCGAGACCTTCACCTTCGCGGACGATGGCGGCCGCGCCGCAGCCGCGGAGGTTGGTGGCGTCGTCTTTGGCTGCGCGCACACCGCCACAGGGTTCCACGGCCATGGAGTACTAGCCGGCGTCCTCGGCCTGGGGAAGCTGATGCCGTCTCTCATCTGGACTCGGCTCCGCCAGCACTGGCAGGACGGCCGCTTCTCCTACTGCCTCTTCGGTCCCACGCGTCCGGAGAGGCACGGCTTCCTCCGGTTCGGCGCCGATGTCCCGGCCACCGGCCACATGAAGAGCACCAACATCCTCTACATGCGCTGGACCAGCCCGGATTTCAGCGCCTACTTCGTCAAACTCCTCGGCGTCAGCGTCGCCGGCAAGCGCCTAGCCGGGCCACCCGGACGCCGCATGATCGACTTATTCCAGTGCCACAAGTCGGGCGGTAGGTGGTACGGCGGGTGCCTGATCGATCCTGGGACGGGCACGACGACGATGACGCAGCTCGCGTACAACGTCCTGGAGCACGCCGTGGAGGAGCACGTCAAGAGACTGGGGATGCCGCTTGTCAGGCACCACGGGTATCGCCTTTGCTTCAGCGGCGCGACTCAGGCCGCCATCCCGCACCTGCCGACGATGACGCTGCACTTCGAGGAGGGGGGGGAGGACGACGGTGACCTCGTGATAAGGCCGCAACAACTCTTCGTCTTCGTTCAGCACGACATCTGCCTCGCCGTGGTGCCGAGCGAGCACATGACCATCATCGGCGCGATGCAGCAGGTGGACACGCGCTTTGTCTATGACATCACAGCTGGCAAGATCCACTTCGCTCCCGAGAGATGCAGCGACGATACAGGCGGCCCCAACTGA